From Thermogemmata fonticola, one genomic window encodes:
- the atpG gene encoding ATP synthase F1 subunit gamma has protein sequence MANLRALVKRRKAVRNIRKITRTMELIATTRFQRALKRAMEADAYTRKIAEITADLSRNVAGDVSHPLLVSRPVRKGLLLVITANRGLCGGYNAAILREAMTAIQRYQQQQTPFELEVAGKRGITFFRFQRLERSQEYTHFEDRPAFAEVEVLARRYIELYTSGAVDEVKVAYMKFLNPARQEAVVETLLPLGSLAVETRRGGSAPAAAATAPTSARINYEFLPDAQEILAELVPAACKVRLFKCFLDAAVSEQIARRIAMKAATENAGELIKEITRLYNRTRQANITREITELITSAEALK, from the coding sequence ATGGCTAACTTGCGAGCTTTGGTCAAACGCCGCAAGGCCGTCCGCAACATTCGCAAGATCACGCGGACGATGGAGCTGATCGCCACGACCCGGTTTCAGCGTGCTTTGAAGCGGGCGATGGAGGCAGACGCCTACACCCGCAAAATCGCCGAGATCACAGCCGATCTGAGCCGCAACGTAGCCGGGGATGTCTCCCATCCCTTGCTAGTAAGCCGGCCGGTTCGCAAGGGGCTGCTCCTGGTTATCACCGCTAACCGGGGACTCTGTGGCGGCTACAACGCAGCCATCTTGCGGGAAGCGATGACGGCCATCCAGCGCTACCAGCAACAACAGACTCCCTTTGAGCTGGAAGTGGCTGGCAAGCGCGGCATCACCTTTTTCCGCTTCCAGCGGCTGGAACGGAGCCAGGAGTACACCCACTTCGAGGATCGTCCGGCGTTCGCGGAAGTGGAAGTGTTGGCTCGCCGCTACATCGAGCTGTACACCTCCGGGGCGGTGGATGAAGTGAAGGTGGCCTACATGAAGTTCCTCAATCCCGCTCGGCAGGAGGCGGTGGTGGAAACTTTACTGCCGCTTGGATCGCTAGCGGTGGAAACCCGCCGTGGAGGAAGTGCTCCAGCAGCCGCCGCGACCGCCCCCACGAGTGCCCGCATCAACTACGAGTTTCTCCCGGATGCCCAGGAAATCCTCGCCGAGCTTGTTCCCGCGGCTTGCAAGGTGCGCCTGTTCAAGTGCTTCCTTGATGCGGCTGTCAGCGAACAGATCGCTCGGCGCATCGCCATGAAAGCCGCTACCGAAAATGCGGGGGAATTGATCAAGGAAATCACCCGCTTGTATAACCGCACTCGCCAAGCGAACATCACCCGGGAAATCACCGAGTTGATTACCAGTGCGGAAGCCTTGAAATAA